Proteins from a single region of Croceicoccus marinus:
- a CDS encoding MFS transporter, translating to MTDFNTAAARAGDHSAVSERRKFVAFLTVLTAVVLEVADSTIVNTALPAIRDGLSASPAAMQWIVAGYLLTLGSLLLLGGRLGDAFGHSRVFLIGVSAFILASVLCGLAQSPEQLVWARMLQGATGAVMAPQTMAIVQLLYTPLERVSKLAYFGVIVGLAAIIGPIVGGVLIELDLFGLGWRLVFLINLPIGVAAVLVGWFALPPRQAEKDLRIDPVGAAIFAAGFGGLLYALIQGAEVGVSVPLAGLFAVSGVLILFGWFRARRRRLAGSPAIIEPRLFDIGTFKWGVLSSFCFSSAGIGFLLVLAVSLQQGLGLSPLQTALVHIPFGAGVMLGVGFLVPRLLPRLGKALPVAGGFAMIAGTTLVLQAIKGGNGGDVFLYAALLLAGIGMGTMSGPLGPIVVAEVDRQNAGTASATFRTAQQIGGALGIALIGGAYFSVVGEESVARLKGLAPANAVMALALGLAILCVLRLPRDIFGQGRNARD from the coding sequence ATGACGGATTTCAATACTGCGGCGGCCAGGGCCGGCGACCATTCCGCGGTTTCGGAAAGGCGCAAGTTCGTCGCATTCCTGACGGTGCTGACCGCCGTGGTGCTTGAAGTGGCCGATTCCACCATCGTCAATACCGCGCTGCCCGCTATTCGCGACGGGTTGTCCGCTTCGCCGGCGGCGATGCAGTGGATCGTCGCGGGCTATCTGCTGACGCTGGGATCGTTGCTGCTGCTGGGCGGAAGGCTGGGCGACGCGTTCGGCCATTCGCGCGTGTTCCTGATCGGGGTCAGCGCTTTCATCCTGGCATCCGTCCTGTGCGGCCTGGCGCAGAGCCCCGAGCAGCTGGTGTGGGCACGCATGCTGCAGGGCGCGACCGGCGCGGTGATGGCGCCGCAGACCATGGCGATCGTGCAATTGCTCTACACCCCGCTCGAACGCGTATCGAAGCTGGCCTATTTCGGCGTGATCGTTGGGCTGGCCGCGATCATCGGGCCGATCGTGGGCGGCGTCCTGATCGAACTCGACCTGTTCGGCCTTGGCTGGCGGCTGGTGTTCCTGATCAACCTGCCGATCGGCGTGGCGGCGGTCCTGGTGGGCTGGTTCGCGCTGCCGCCGCGGCAGGCGGAAAAGGATCTGCGCATCGATCCGGTCGGTGCGGCGATCTTCGCCGCGGGCTTCGGCGGCCTGCTCTATGCATTGATCCAGGGTGCCGAGGTGGGCGTAAGCGTCCCGCTTGCCGGGCTGTTCGCGGTGTCGGGCGTCCTCATCCTGTTCGGCTGGTTCCGGGCGCGCAGGCGCAGGCTGGCCGGATCGCCCGCGATAATCGAGCCGCGCCTGTTCGACATCGGCACTTTCAAATGGGGCGTATTGTCCTCCTTCTGCTTCTCCAGCGCGGGGATCGGCTTCTTGCTGGTGCTGGCGGTATCGCTGCAGCAGGGGCTGGGGCTAAGCCCGCTGCAGACCGCGCTGGTGCATATCCCGTTCGGGGCAGGGGTGATGCTCGGCGTCGGCTTCCTGGTGCCGCGCCTGCTGCCGCGGCTGGGCAAGGCGCTGCCTGTCGCGGGCGGCTTCGCGATGATCGCCGGGACCACGCTGGTCCTGCAGGCGATCAAGGGCGGCAACGGCGGTGACGTCTTCCTCTATGCGGCGCTGCTGCTGGCGGGGATCGGGATGGGCACGATGTCGGGCCCGCTCGGCCCGATCGTCGTGGCAGAGGTTGATCGGCAGAACGCCGGCACCGCCAGCGCCACGTTTCGCACCGCGCAGCAGATCGGCGGGGCCTTGGGCATTGCGCTGATCGGCGGCGCCTATTTCTCGGTCGTGGGCGAGGAATCGGTGGCGCGGCTGAAAGGGCTGGCTCCGGCCAATGCCGTTATGGCGCTGGCGCTTGGCCTTGCGATCCTGTGTGTGTTGAGGTTGCCGCGCGACATTTTTGGCCAGGGCCGGAATGCGCGGGATTGA
- a CDS encoding DUF2218 domain-containing protein, with protein sequence MSSIAEVLVATENAARYAAQLGKHWAHNLDVSENGDTRQIVFPKDARGAEWQGDALVTLDPRDDALLVRIEASEEGQRDGLKGALQTHIDRFAHREGPLTYDWQDLPG encoded by the coding sequence ATGAGCAGCATTGCAGAGGTACTTGTCGCCACCGAAAACGCCGCCCGATATGCCGCGCAGCTGGGCAAGCACTGGGCGCATAATCTGGATGTCAGCGAAAACGGCGACACAAGGCAGATCGTGTTCCCCAAAGACGCTCGCGGCGCGGAGTGGCAGGGCGATGCGCTGGTGACGCTCGACCCGCGGGACGATGCGCTGCTGGTGCGCATAGAGGCGAGCGAAGAGGGGCAGCGCGACGGCCTCAAGGGCGCGCTGCAGACCCATATCGACCGTTTCGCCCACCGCGAGGGTCCGCTGACCTACGACTGGCAGGATCTGCCGGGATGA
- a CDS encoding alpha/beta hydrolase family protein — protein MALYSPFKNYIWNLSVAIAMESGGRIGEIVDMCQPILDAADNGADAGTPLFMKQWAAMGRKLLDLAAEDEAKGRAFSASNKLERASLYLFTAERMQGHGHPGRTETYAMAREAFDRSTALGRIERERVEVPLEGGTMPALWTRAPGDGPRPAVVFCNGLDSCKELLYWTRLPEQLARRGISTLCVDQPGSGEALRLQGMPVDPHSESWASKAVDWLEQQAEVDAKRIGMTGISLGGHFAPRAVAYEPRFASGAVWGANHNWREVQDKRMQREGENPVPHYWAHVHWAFGATDQEDFLEKSREMNLNGHMDRIKVPFLVTHGANDRQISPSYADDLYDQLVNSPRREKIIFTAREGGVEHVGADNMAYGRDLIADWFAETLGGMTA, from the coding sequence TTGGCGCTCTATTCCCCCTTCAAGAACTACATCTGGAACCTGTCGGTCGCGATCGCGATGGAAAGCGGCGGGCGCATCGGCGAGATCGTCGACATGTGCCAACCGATCCTGGATGCCGCCGACAACGGCGCGGACGCCGGCACGCCGCTGTTCATGAAGCAATGGGCGGCGATGGGCCGCAAGCTGCTGGACCTTGCGGCCGAGGACGAGGCGAAGGGCCGCGCCTTCTCCGCCTCGAACAAGCTGGAGCGTGCCTCGCTCTATCTGTTCACGGCAGAGCGGATGCAGGGTCACGGCCATCCGGGCCGGACCGAGACCTATGCCATGGCGCGCGAGGCGTTCGACCGCTCGACCGCGCTGGGCAGGATCGAGCGCGAGCGTGTCGAAGTGCCGCTGGAGGGCGGCACCATGCCCGCGCTGTGGACCCGCGCGCCCGGAGACGGTCCGCGGCCTGCCGTGGTGTTCTGCAACGGCCTCGATAGCTGCAAGGAACTGCTCTACTGGACCCGCCTGCCCGAACAGCTTGCCCGGCGCGGCATATCGACCCTGTGCGTCGACCAGCCGGGATCGGGCGAAGCGCTGCGCCTGCAGGGCATGCCGGTGGATCCGCATAGCGAGAGCTGGGCGTCGAAGGCGGTCGACTGGCTGGAACAGCAGGCGGAAGTCGACGCGAAGCGCATCGGCATGACTGGCATTTCGCTGGGCGGCCATTTCGCGCCGCGCGCGGTCGCCTATGAACCGCGCTTCGCCAGCGGCGCGGTGTGGGGCGCCAACCACAACTGGCGCGAAGTGCAGGACAAGCGCATGCAGCGCGAGGGCGAGAACCCGGTCCCGCATTACTGGGCGCATGTGCACTGGGCGTTCGGCGCGACGGACCAGGAGGACTTCCTGGAAAAGTCGCGGGAGATGAACCTCAATGGCCACATGGACCGGATCAAGGTGCCGTTCCTTGTCACTCATGGCGCTAACGACCGCCAGATCAGCCCGTCCTATGCCGACGACCTCTACGACCAGCTGGTCAATTCGCCGCGCCGCGAGAAAATCATCTTCACCGCGCGCGAAGGCGGGGTCGAGCATGTCGGCGCCGACAACATGGCCTATGGCCGCGACCTCATCGCTGACTGGTTCGCCGAGACGCTGGGCGGAATGACCGCATGA
- a CDS encoding VOC family protein, translating to MNARVTEIRYVGYGTSDFDAERAFYADDWGLVEVAATDDMAWFKTHGHDEHHVVRLHRREGNCVEVIALAADSREDVDALLGKVQDAGCRIIHDARELDAPGGGYGFRFFSPDGLPFEISADVKRADKRAMERWEGMPVKISHIVLHSPDHQAAVKFFTDVLGFKVSDWLGDFMCFMRCNSAHHRIALLPGPPCLNHVAYDMLSVDDMMRGAARLKKRGTDLRWGPGRHTAGNNTFSYFTTPSGFAVEYTSELEEVDFETHEHKVHEPGPQVMDQWGTGVGGPQTMPKPEADPCLFTPAEV from the coding sequence ATGAACGCCCGTGTTACGGAAATCCGCTATGTCGGTTACGGCACCAGTGACTTCGACGCCGAGCGCGCCTTCTATGCCGACGACTGGGGTCTGGTCGAAGTTGCGGCGACCGACGACATGGCGTGGTTCAAGACCCACGGCCATGACGAGCATCACGTCGTCCGCCTCCATCGGCGCGAAGGCAATTGCGTCGAGGTGATCGCGCTGGCCGCCGACAGCCGCGAGGATGTGGATGCGCTGCTGGGCAAGGTGCAGGACGCCGGCTGCAGGATTATCCACGATGCGCGCGAGCTTGACGCGCCCGGCGGCGGCTATGGCTTCCGCTTCTTCTCGCCCGACGGCCTGCCGTTCGAGATCAGCGCCGATGTGAAGCGCGCCGACAAGCGGGCGATGGAACGCTGGGAAGGCATGCCGGTCAAGATCAGCCATATCGTGCTGCATTCGCCGGACCATCAGGCGGCGGTGAAGTTCTTCACCGACGTGCTGGGCTTCAAGGTGTCGGACTGGCTGGGCGATTTCATGTGCTTCATGCGCTGCAACAGCGCGCATCACCGCATCGCGCTGCTGCCGGGGCCGCCGTGCCTGAACCATGTCGCCTATGACATGCTGTCGGTCGACGACATGATGCGCGGCGCCGCGCGGCTGAAGAAGCGCGGCACCGACCTGCGCTGGGGTCCGGGCCGCCACACCGCGGGCAACAACACTTTCAGCTATTTCACGACGCCATCGGGCTTCGCGGTGGAATATACCTCGGAACTCGAGGAAGTCGATTTCGAGACGCACGAGCACAAGGTCCACGAACCCGGTCCGCAGGTGATGGACCAGTGGGGCACCGGTGTCGGCGGCCCGCAGACCATGCCCAAGCCCGAGGCCGATCCCTGCCTGTTCACTCCGGCGGAGGTCTGA
- a CDS encoding fumarylacetoacetate hydrolase family protein: MKFATLRNDTPDGQLIMLSSDGTHALPVGKAAPSMLALVERWDEAQDALAQTRQRLEAGEGTPVPEGGLAAAMPRSWQWLDGSVFPTHGELMQIAFHLPPIETDRPLMYQGMSDRFYGPRDDIPFPSAEHGIDFEGEYGIITDHVPMGTSAEEAMDRIRLLVQVNDWSLRAIAPIEMKTGFGWVQAKPACSMAPVAVTPDELGDAWRDARICLDLEVELNGKRFGHANGREMAFGFHELVAHAALTRDLVAGTIIGSGTVSSPDYASVGSSCISEVRAIEMIADGEPKTPFMSAGDRIRMTGRAADGSAPFGTIDQKVVLA, encoded by the coding sequence ATGAAATTCGCCACGCTTCGCAACGACACGCCCGATGGGCAACTGATCATGCTGTCCTCCGACGGCACGCACGCATTGCCGGTGGGTAAGGCGGCGCCTTCGATGCTGGCGCTGGTTGAGCGCTGGGACGAGGCGCAGGACGCGCTGGCGCAGACTCGCCAACGGCTGGAAGCCGGCGAGGGCACACCGGTGCCGGAAGGCGGTCTTGCCGCGGCCATGCCGCGTTCGTGGCAATGGCTCGACGGATCGGTGTTTCCGACGCACGGCGAACTGATGCAGATCGCGTTCCATTTGCCGCCGATCGAGACCGACCGCCCGCTGATGTACCAGGGCATGTCCGACCGCTTCTATGGCCCACGGGACGACATCCCGTTCCCCAGCGCCGAACACGGCATCGATTTCGAGGGCGAATACGGGATCATCACCGACCACGTGCCGATGGGCACCTCGGCGGAAGAAGCGATGGACCGCATCCGCCTGCTGGTGCAGGTCAACGACTGGTCGCTGCGCGCCATTGCCCCGATCGAGATGAAGACCGGCTTCGGCTGGGTGCAGGCCAAGCCCGCATGCTCGATGGCGCCGGTCGCGGTCACGCCCGACGAGCTGGGCGACGCATGGCGCGACGCGCGCATCTGCCTCGATCTCGAGGTTGAGCTGAACGGCAAGCGTTTCGGCCATGCCAATGGCCGCGAGATGGCGTTCGGCTTTCACGAGCTTGTCGCCCATGCGGCGCTGACGCGCGACCTGGTGGCGGGCACGATCATCGGGTCGGGCACCGTGTCCAGCCCCGATTACGCGTCTGTCGGGTCGAGCTGCATTTCCGAAGTCCGCGCGATCGAGATGATCGCCGATGGCGAGCCGAAGACGCCTTTCATGTCCGCGGGCGACCGCATCCGCATGACGGGCCGGGCCGCCGACGGCTCTGCCCCGTTCGGCACCATCGACCAGAAAGTCGTGCTGGCGTGA
- a CDS encoding recombinase family protein, with the protein MTGTDLIPAQLLKRKAVVYVRQSTQSQVMTNLESQRRQYDLVDSARQHGFTDIEVIDDDLGRSASGTVARPGFDRLVASLCAGKVGAVLCLDASRLARNGRDWHHLLELCGLVEARVIDHDGVYNPCQPNDRLLLGMKGSISEFELGVLRTRMLDAARSKARRGELRLSVPFGYIWHREAGLGLDPDLRLQEVIRLIFARFRELGSARQVLLSMKADGIHFPRPSDEGRMTSFTWLPIRYRNVIAVLKNPFYAGVYVYGKSEKRTTIVDGRARRSYGHGKPVGTWEVFIKEHHEGYVSWEEYERNQKQLALNNYGRAGGVKSGRGGKALLSGIMTCGRCGRRLSVAYTGNPQSRPVYRCDKPNLMMGLPRCMTFGGLRVDAAVARELLRAVEPLAIEAAFEAERMNRERQEEQRQILDLELQQARYEASLAERRYAACDPDNRLIAAQLEKNWEIALRRVRDLKARQPAEGPSTIEADPNAFANLAENLSAAWNAPDVTMRARQQMLRTMIADIVVDVDDAVRDVVLTIHWRGGQHSELRVRKPKAGEHGCATAEDALEVMRSMAGRWSDEHIAATLNRMGLPTGQGKTWTAHRVYSVRRVRGIDAYRSAVKDGEWLTMTEAAKALGTSSHTIRLLIKTGVLPAVQVVPRAPHQIRSADLMSEAVKSAMARKGRPCRVVDADMLPMFTDT; encoded by the coding sequence ATGACCGGCACTGATTTAATCCCGGCGCAACTGCTGAAGCGCAAGGCCGTCGTCTACGTGCGACAATCGACACAATCCCAGGTCATGACCAACCTGGAAAGCCAGCGGCGGCAATACGACCTCGTCGACAGCGCACGTCAGCACGGTTTCACCGATATCGAAGTCATCGACGATGATCTCGGACGATCCGCGAGCGGAACCGTTGCGCGGCCCGGCTTTGATCGCCTGGTCGCATCATTGTGCGCGGGCAAGGTGGGTGCCGTGCTGTGCCTCGATGCGTCAAGGCTCGCGCGAAATGGTCGCGACTGGCACCATCTGCTGGAACTGTGCGGGCTCGTTGAAGCCCGTGTCATCGATCATGATGGCGTGTACAATCCTTGCCAGCCCAACGACCGCCTACTCCTGGGAATGAAGGGCAGCATCAGCGAGTTCGAGCTCGGCGTTCTCAGGACGCGAATGCTCGATGCCGCGAGGTCGAAGGCGCGCCGCGGCGAATTGCGGTTGTCTGTCCCGTTCGGCTACATCTGGCACCGCGAAGCGGGCCTGGGACTCGATCCCGACTTACGCCTTCAGGAGGTAATCCGGCTCATCTTTGCGCGCTTCCGAGAGCTGGGCAGTGCGCGTCAGGTGCTGTTGTCTATGAAGGCCGATGGAATCCACTTCCCGCGGCCTTCGGACGAAGGCCGCATGACCAGCTTCACATGGTTACCTATCCGCTATCGCAACGTCATCGCCGTCCTCAAAAACCCCTTCTATGCAGGTGTTTACGTCTACGGGAAAAGCGAAAAGCGGACTACCATTGTCGATGGGCGAGCGCGGCGAAGCTACGGGCATGGCAAGCCGGTCGGAACCTGGGAGGTGTTCATCAAGGAGCACCACGAGGGCTACGTCAGCTGGGAAGAATACGAGCGCAACCAGAAGCAGCTGGCCCTCAACAACTATGGCCGCGCTGGCGGCGTAAAGTCAGGCCGAGGCGGCAAGGCACTGCTGTCAGGGATCATGACGTGCGGACGGTGCGGGCGGCGACTGAGCGTTGCTTACACCGGTAACCCGCAAAGTCGGCCAGTCTACCGCTGTGACAAGCCGAACCTGATGATGGGCTTACCTCGATGCATGACCTTTGGCGGTCTACGAGTGGATGCAGCAGTTGCGCGCGAACTGCTGCGCGCGGTAGAACCCTTGGCGATCGAAGCCGCGTTCGAGGCGGAGCGGATGAACCGGGAACGACAAGAAGAGCAGCGCCAGATCCTCGACCTGGAACTCCAGCAGGCGCGCTACGAGGCCAGCCTAGCCGAGCGCCGCTACGCAGCTTGTGATCCCGATAATCGCCTGATAGCGGCGCAGCTGGAGAAAAACTGGGAAATCGCGCTCCGTCGCGTGCGGGACTTGAAGGCTCGCCAGCCTGCGGAAGGGCCCTCGACCATCGAGGCCGATCCAAATGCCTTCGCCAATCTGGCGGAAAACCTGTCGGCGGCCTGGAACGCTCCGGATGTGACGATGCGCGCTCGCCAGCAAATGCTACGTACAATGATCGCCGACATCGTCGTCGATGTCGATGATGCCGTGCGTGACGTCGTGCTCACGATCCATTGGCGGGGCGGCCAGCACTCGGAACTGCGGGTTCGCAAGCCGAAAGCCGGCGAGCACGGTTGTGCAACAGCGGAGGATGCGCTGGAGGTGATGCGCAGCATGGCGGGCCGTTGGTCCGACGAGCATATCGCCGCGACGCTGAATCGGATGGGCTTGCCCACCGGCCAAGGCAAAACCTGGACGGCGCACCGGGTCTACTCTGTTCGGCGCGTGCGAGGGATCGATGCCTATCGGTCTGCGGTGAAAGACGGCGAATGGCTCACCATGACTGAGGCGGCCAAAGCGCTTGGCACCTCAAGCCATACGATAAGACTTCTCATCAAAACCGGCGTGCTTCCGGCAGTGCAGGTCGTACCGCGCGCACCGCATCAAATCCGCTCCGCCGATTTGATGTCGGAAGCGGTAAAATCTGCGATGGCCCGAAAGGGTCGCCCGTGTCGCGTTGTTGACGCGGACATGCTTCCAATGTTTACAGATACTTGA
- a CDS encoding MFS transporter has translation MNMHGVAGRKAGIPQGITVILAGFLPILAIVSMFPAVGAMIAHFAPTDPNAATKVPSMVTAPGLAIAITALFMGLLVDRFGRRKLLLISTASYGIIGVIPFFLEDLDWIYASRLLLGFSEAAILTTVNTLIADYWAEEGRRRWLTLQGMVGPALSSIMIFFAGTLTAWRWNGIFLLYLLAIFIAIAMWRYMFEPESDATVRRNLGMDEDRTAAEAFPWGTMLGIAALTLFSSAIYYVFIVNGSVVWEELGIADPESIGRITALPSLFILLGAGLFWWLGRKGCSFRIQVAIFLLLLGGGLALMGLTTNWQGMVAGMALQQTGAGMTIPTLIVWAQSRLPFAHRGRGMGVWTATFFFGQFSSPLLVSILREQSGSMQQAFLTMGVLSGIGALAFFLILGRTRPAPEEALVAAAAKQGNVP, from the coding sequence ATGAACATGCACGGCGTCGCCGGACGCAAGGCGGGGATACCGCAGGGAATAACGGTGATTTTGGCCGGTTTCCTGCCCATCCTGGCCATCGTTTCGATGTTCCCCGCAGTCGGGGCCATGATCGCCCATTTCGCACCGACCGACCCCAACGCGGCCACGAAAGTGCCCTCGATGGTGACCGCGCCGGGCCTGGCCATCGCCATCACGGCATTGTTCATGGGCCTGCTGGTCGACCGCTTCGGTCGGCGAAAGCTGCTGCTGATCTCCACCGCATCCTACGGGATCATCGGGGTCATTCCGTTCTTTCTCGAGGATCTGGACTGGATCTATGCCTCGCGTCTGCTGCTGGGTTTCAGCGAGGCGGCGATCCTGACCACGGTCAACACCCTGATCGCCGACTATTGGGCAGAGGAAGGCCGCCGCCGCTGGCTGACGCTGCAGGGCATGGTGGGCCCCGCCCTGTCGTCGATCATGATCTTCTTTGCCGGCACGCTGACCGCCTGGCGGTGGAACGGGATCTTCCTGCTCTATCTGCTGGCCATCTTCATCGCGATCGCGATGTGGCGCTATATGTTCGAACCCGAAAGCGATGCCACCGTGCGCCGCAACCTGGGCATGGACGAAGACCGCACGGCGGCCGAAGCGTTCCCGTGGGGCACGATGCTGGGCATCGCGGCGCTGACGCTGTTTAGTTCGGCGATCTATTACGTGTTCATCGTCAACGGCTCGGTCGTGTGGGAGGAGCTGGGCATTGCCGATCCGGAAAGCATCGGCCGCATCACCGCGCTTCCCAGCCTGTTCATCCTGCTGGGTGCGGGGCTGTTCTGGTGGCTGGGCCGCAAGGGCTGCAGTTTCCGCATCCAGGTCGCCATTTTCCTGCTGCTGCTGGGCGGCGGTCTGGCGCTGATGGGCCTTACCACCAACTGGCAGGGCATGGTCGCGGGCATGGCGCTTCAGCAGACGGGCGCGGGCATGACGATCCCCACGCTGATCGTCTGGGCGCAGAGCCGCCTGCCGTTCGCGCATCGCGGCCGGGGCATGGGCGTGTGGACCGCGACGTTCTTCTTCGGGCAGTTCTCCTCGCCGCTGCTGGTCAGCATCCTGCGCGAGCAGAGCGGTTCGATGCAGCAGGCGTTCCTGACCATGGGCGTCCTGTCGGGAATCGGGGCGCTGGCGTTCTTCCTCATCTTGGGCCGCACCCGCCCCGCCCCGGAAGAGGCGCTGGTCGCCGCGGCAGCGAAGCAGGGCAACGTCCCCTGA
- a CDS encoding cupin domain-containing protein — translation METKAVRRVVTGHDREGRAIIQEDGAVPRVQQVGGAIGPMFHEVWNTRATPAPINAASGEPAEDGIVLAPPRNGTRIRILDIPPEGEGIRNMTPEEAAAHFAEIGAGHASNAAKEGAKHALMHRTETIDYGIVLEGELVLIMDEGETTVRAGDIIVQRGTNHGWANRSDRNCRICFVLIDGEFDAELKG, via the coding sequence ATGGAAACTAAGGCAGTCAGGCGCGTCGTCACCGGTCACGACCGGGAGGGGCGCGCGATCATCCAGGAGGACGGCGCGGTGCCGCGCGTCCAGCAGGTCGGCGGGGCGATCGGCCCGATGTTCCACGAGGTGTGGAATACCCGCGCCACCCCCGCGCCCATCAACGCCGCCAGCGGCGAGCCTGCCGAGGACGGCATCGTGCTGGCGCCACCGAGGAACGGAACCCGCATCCGCATCCTGGACATTCCGCCCGAAGGCGAGGGCATCCGCAACATGACGCCCGAGGAAGCCGCCGCCCATTTCGCCGAGATCGGCGCAGGCCACGCCTCGAACGCGGCGAAGGAAGGCGCGAAGCACGCGCTGATGCACCGCACCGAGACCATCGATTATGGCATCGTGCTGGAAGGCGAGCTGGTGCTGATCATGGACGAGGGCGAGACCACCGTGCGCGCGGGCGACATCATCGTGCAGCGCGGCACCAACCATGGCTGGGCCAATCGCAGCGACCGCAACTGCCGCATCTGCTTCGTGCTGATCGACGGGGAGTTCGACGCCGAACTGAAAGGCTGA
- the tnpB gene encoding IS66 family insertion sequence element accessory protein TnpB (TnpB, as the term is used for proteins encoded by IS66 family insertion elements, is considered an accessory protein, since TnpC, encoded by a neighboring gene, is a DDE family transposase.), translated as MIPSGARVWIALGHTDMRKGMQGLALLVQQGLKRNPHGGDLFVFRGRAGSLIKIIWHDGIGMSLYAKRLEKGRFVWPSATEGTVSLTPSQLACLLEGIDWRSPQYTWRPQSAG; from the coding sequence ATGATCCCTTCGGGCGCGCGGGTGTGGATCGCGCTCGGCCACACGGATATGCGCAAGGGCATGCAGGGCCTGGCGCTGCTGGTGCAGCAGGGTCTCAAGCGTAATCCGCACGGCGGCGATCTGTTCGTGTTCCGTGGCCGCGCAGGCTCGCTGATCAAGATCATCTGGCACGACGGGATCGGCATGTCGCTCTACGCCAAGCGGCTAGAGAAGGGCCGGTTCGTATGGCCCTCAGCGACTGAGGGAACGGTGTCGCTGACCCCCTCGCAGCTGGCCTGCCTGCTGGAGGGGATCGACTGGCGCAGCCCGCAGTATACATGGCGGCCGCAGAGCGCCGGATAA
- a CDS encoding sugar phosphate isomerase/epimerase family protein produces the protein MASKIRRGVSLYSFQEEMFLGQMSVEDCVSFAASIGAKGIEVLPEQNMPSFPNVTDAEIAGWHEMLERHGCHFTCYDMFLDTKLRNDRLLTDDEQVESIRRDLTLCNRMGIRNMRVLIFVRPDILERCVPYAEELDVHMGVEVHAPWYLDHPWILRTIEVADRLNTRHLGILPDMGIFMKHYVPEMRARFEREGARPEITQFIVDQHEEKVMCEYTIYEVAVKMKGNPTEIRMAETLRHAPFANPKRIGDFAPYFRHIQAKFYGMTEDCRDPALAYDEVIPELVKAGWEGTLSSEYEGNRWVQDVEDVDSREQVRRQHEMFKRLLGETANGQEDA, from the coding sequence ATGGCATCCAAGATCCGCAGGGGCGTCAGCCTCTATAGTTTCCAGGAGGAGATGTTCCTCGGCCAGATGAGCGTGGAGGACTGTGTGTCCTTCGCCGCGTCCATCGGTGCCAAGGGCATCGAGGTCCTGCCCGAACAGAACATGCCCAGCTTTCCGAACGTCACCGATGCCGAGATCGCGGGCTGGCACGAGATGCTGGAACGGCATGGCTGCCATTTCACCTGCTATGACATGTTCCTCGACACCAAGCTGCGTAACGACCGGCTGCTGACCGATGACGAGCAGGTCGAGAGCATCCGCCGCGACCTGACCTTGTGCAACCGCATGGGCATCCGCAACATGCGCGTGCTGATCTTCGTGCGGCCCGACATCCTGGAACGCTGCGTCCCTTATGCCGAGGAGCTGGACGTGCACATGGGCGTCGAGGTCCATGCGCCGTGGTATCTGGACCACCCGTGGATCCTGCGCACGATCGAGGTCGCGGACCGGCTGAACACCAGGCACCTGGGTATCCTGCCCGATATGGGCATCTTCATGAAGCACTATGTGCCCGAGATGCGCGCCCGTTTCGAACGCGAGGGCGCGCGTCCGGAAATCACCCAGTTCATCGTCGACCAGCACGAGGAAAAGGTGATGTGCGAATACACCATCTACGAGGTCGCGGTGAAGATGAAGGGCAACCCGACCGAGATTCGCATGGCCGAGACATTGCGCCACGCGCCCTTTGCCAATCCCAAGCGGATCGGGGATTTCGCGCCCTATTTCCGGCACATCCAGGCCAAATTCTATGGCATGACCGAGGATTGCCGTGATCCGGCGCTGGCCTATGACGAGGTGATCCCGGAACTGGTGAAGGCAGGCTGGGAAGGCACGCTGTCCAGCGAATACGAAGGCAATCGCTGGGTACAGGACGTCGAGGACGTCGACAGCCGCGAACAGGTGCGCCGCCAGCACGAGATGTTCAAGCGCCTGCTGGGCGAAACCGCAAACGGGCAGGAGGACGCCTGA
- a CDS encoding C-glycoside deglycosidase beta subunit domain-containing protein: MFDKYTIDPDSVTDIGPADSPTGFSFTTKLGYYRGLTLSMLEELTVAVDGKELPREAVSFDDGNGPITLEEMETAYDRRWNFGAPATLSVTYPGGFPKGEHTLSLKQSLRISYMPFPAVRFTEKTIVKG, encoded by the coding sequence ATGTTCGACAAATACACCATCGATCCCGACAGCGTCACCGACATCGGCCCCGCGGACAGCCCGACCGGTTTCAGCTTCACCACCAAGCTGGGCTATTATCGCGGGCTGACCCTGTCGATGCTGGAGGAGCTGACCGTGGCCGTGGACGGCAAGGAACTCCCGCGCGAGGCGGTGAGCTTCGACGACGGCAATGGCCCGATCACGCTGGAGGAGATGGAGACCGCCTATGACCGGCGCTGGAACTTTGGTGCTCCGGCCACGCTGTCGGTCACCTATCCCGGCGGCTTTCCCAAGGGCGAGCACACTCTGTCGCTGAAGCAGAGCCTGCGCATCAGCTATATGCCGTTCCCGGCGGTGCGCTTCACCGAAAAGACCATCGTTAAGGGCTGA